The following proteins come from a genomic window of Ochotona princeps isolate mOchPri1 chromosome 14, mOchPri1.hap1, whole genome shotgun sequence:
- the SAXO1 gene encoding stabilizer of axonemal microtubules 1, translating to MAPTTRKCICELCSCGRHHCPHLPTKIYDKTEKPCLVSEYTENYPLYHSYLPRESFKPKLEYQKGSVAMEGLTTSRRDFVPHKVVPVKVHQPDQFIPSEENMDLLTTYKQDYNPYPVCRVDPIKPRDSKYPCGDKMECLPTYKADYLAWNQPRREPLRPEHNYRPSSTKFDSRTTHQDDYPIKGLVNTVSCKPAAMPKLCNIPLEDLTNYKMSYVAHPTEKRLVHEAEKFKPCEIPFESLTTHKESYRGLMGEPAKSLKPPARPSGIDAPFCNTTEFRDKYQAWPTPHMFAKAPPAYVPPEERMDLLTTVQAHYTYPKGAPAQSCKPVPLIKKSGRFQSSTTTKDDYKQWAGVRTEPVKPIPQTHFPSEPLDCLTTTRAHYVPHPPANTKSCKPLWSGPRSNIPVEGQTTYAISFTPKEMGRCPASFPEPPGYIFEEVDPLGHKIYRPISQTVSQRSSCLSVGDPENPNQPELAMSA from the exons GCGGCATCACTGTCCACATCTCCCTACGAAGATTTATGATAAAACAGAGAAACCATGTCTTGTTTCCGAATATACCGAGAATTACCCACTGTACCACTCTTACCTGCCCAGAGAGTCCTTTAAGCCCAAGCTGGAGTATCAGAAAGGGTCTGTGGCAATGGAAGGCCTGACTACATCCAG AAGAGACTTTGTGCCTCACAAGGTGGTACCAGTGAAGGTCCACCAGCCTGACCAGTTCATTCCCAGTGAAGAGAATATGGATTTGCTCACAACGTACAAGCAAGATTACAACCCCTACCCTGTCTGTCGAGTGGACCCCATTAAGCCTCGGGATAGTAAATATCCATGTGGTGACAAGATGGAGTGTCTGCCTACTTATAAAG CGGATTACTTAGCTTGGAACCAACCCAGACGAGAGCCACTTCGTCCAGAACATAACTACCGACCGTCATCAACCAAGTTTGATAGCAGAACTACACACCAGGATGACTACCCCATAAAGGGCCTTGTGAATACCGTGAGCTGTAAGCCTGCAGCTATGCCGAAGCTATGCAACATCCCCTTGGAGGATCTGACCAACTACAAAATGAGCTACGTGGCCCATCCTACGGAGAAGCGCTTAGTACACGAGGCAGAGAAGTTCAAACCATGTGAAATCCCCTTTGAGAGCCTCACCACCCATAAAGAGTCCTACAGGGGCCTGATGGGGGAGCCTGCCAAGAGTCTGAAACCCCCAGCGAGACCCTCTGGCATAGATGCACCCTTCTGTAACACCACTGAATTCCGAGATAAGTACCAAGCTTGGCCGACGCCCCACATGTTCGCCAAAGCACCCCCGGCCTATGTCCCTCCTGAAGAGAGGATGGATCTTCTGACAACAGTGCAAGCCCATTACACATATCCCAAGGGTGCCCCTGCTCAGTCCTGCAAACCAGTGCCCCTGATTAAAAAGAGCGGACGTTTCCAAAGCTCCACTACCACCAAGGATGACTACAAGCAGTGGGCTGGGGTGCGCACGGAGCCAGTCAAGCCTATCCCCCAGACGCACTTTCCCAGTGAGCCCTTGGACTGCCTGACTACCACCCGGGCTCACTACGTGCCTCATCCGCCTGCCAATACCAAAAGCTGTAAGCCCCTCTGGTCTGGCCCTCGGAGCAATATCCCTGTGGAGGGTCAGACCACTTATGCCATCAGCTTTACTCCCAAGGAAATGGGCAGGTGCCCAGCTTCATTCCCTGAGCCCCCTGGCTACATTTTTGAGGAAGTGGATCCTCTGGGGCACAAGATATATAGGCCAATTTCCCAGACAGTCTCTCAGCGGAGCAGTTGCCTTTCTGTAGGTGATCCGGAAAACCCCAACCAGCCAGAGTTGGCAATGTCAGCCTGA